From Brevibacillus marinus, a single genomic window includes:
- a CDS encoding solute symporter family protein: MNASAFGFFVAIIAITLLITYWAAKRNRSTSEFYVAGGTITGWQNGLAIAGDYMSAASFLGIAGAIALTGFSGFFYSIGYLVAYLVVLLIVAEPLRNLGKYTMADMIASRFNVKSIRSVAALNTLAISTFYMLAQLVGAGAIIKLLLGINDTLAIVIIGILMTIYVVAGGMLATTWVQIVKAVLLMTGTFALSIMVLAHFNFNPVELFNQVAAKYGEAMVAPPAPSTVAAGLDVISLNIALVLGTAGLPHILIRFLSVPDAITARKSIVIATWIIGLFYLMTPLLGYGAAYFVGQQAIKDANAAGNLAAPQLAEFLGGNLFLAFISAVAFATILAVVAGLVISAASAFAHDFYSHVLRHGKASEQEQMKAARWASVGIAVFSILLALGAKNFNVSYLVALAFCVAASANVPVIVLTIFWKRFNTTGAIAGMLTGLIGSIGLILISPNVMGEAAIFPLKNPGIVSVPLGLLACWLGTVLSGGATKEDQEKHTEILVKAHTGIRQMV; this comes from the coding sequence ATGAATGCCAGCGCATTCGGCTTCTTTGTCGCGATCATCGCGATCACCCTGCTGATTACATATTGGGCCGCCAAGCGAAACCGGTCGACGAGCGAGTTTTACGTGGCCGGCGGGACCATCACCGGCTGGCAAAACGGTCTGGCCATCGCCGGCGACTACATGTCTGCGGCGTCGTTTTTGGGTATTGCGGGCGCCATCGCCCTGACCGGCTTCAGCGGATTCTTCTACTCGATCGGGTACTTGGTTGCCTACCTGGTGGTCCTGCTCATCGTGGCGGAACCGCTGCGCAACCTGGGCAAGTACACGATGGCGGACATGATCGCCTCCCGCTTCAACGTGAAATCCATCCGCTCCGTGGCCGCCCTGAACACGCTGGCGATTAGCACGTTCTACATGCTCGCCCAACTGGTCGGGGCCGGTGCGATTATCAAGCTGCTGTTGGGCATCAACGACACGCTGGCGATCGTGATCATCGGCATCTTGATGACGATCTACGTCGTGGCCGGGGGGATGCTGGCGACCACGTGGGTGCAGATCGTCAAGGCGGTGCTCCTGATGACCGGGACGTTTGCGCTCTCGATCATGGTGCTGGCCCACTTCAACTTCAACCCGGTGGAACTTTTCAATCAGGTGGCGGCCAAGTACGGCGAAGCGATGGTGGCTCCGCCGGCGCCCAGCACGGTTGCCGCCGGTCTCGACGTCATTTCGCTGAACATTGCCCTGGTGTTGGGCACGGCGGGCCTGCCGCACATCCTCATCCGCTTCTTGTCCGTGCCGGACGCCATCACCGCGCGCAAGTCCATCGTCATCGCCACCTGGATCATCGGTCTCTTTTACCTGATGACTCCGCTGCTCGGCTACGGTGCGGCCTATTTTGTCGGCCAGCAGGCGATCAAGGACGCGAATGCGGCAGGGAACCTGGCGGCGCCGCAGTTGGCCGAATTCCTCGGCGGCAACCTGTTCCTGGCGTTCATTTCCGCCGTCGCTTTCGCCACGATTCTCGCCGTCGTCGCCGGCCTGGTGATTTCCGCCGCCAGCGCGTTCGCCCACGACTTCTACTCTCACGTGCTGCGCCATGGCAAGGCCTCTGAGCAGGAGCAGATGAAGGCGGCGCGCTGGGCGTCGGTGGGCATCGCCGTGTTCTCCATCCTGCTCGCGCTCGGCGCGAAAAACTTCAACGTCTCCTACCTGGTGGCGCTGGCCTTCTGCGTCGCTGCCAGCGCCAACGTGCCGGTGATCGTGCTGACCATCTTCTGGAAGCGCTTCAACACCACCGGAGCGATCGCGGGCATGCTGACGGGATTGATCGGCTCCATCGGGCTCATCCTGATCAGCCCTAACGTGATGGGTGAAGCCGCCATCTTCCCGCTGAAAAACCCGGGCATCGTCTCCGTTCCGCTCGGATTGTTGGCCTGCTGGCTGGGGACGGTTTTGAGCGGCGGGGCAACCAAGGAGGATCAGGAAAAACACACGGAGATTCTGGTCAAAGCCCATACCGGCATTCGCCAGATGGTCTGA
- the tcuA gene encoding FAD-dependent tricarballylate dehydrogenase TcuA, with amino-acid sequence MKTDVLVIGGGNAALSAALSAHEHGAGKVLIVERAPEFYRGGNSRHTRDFRVMNTRKDNKYMVGTYPEEEFMEDLNRVAGGEINQTLARIIVRGSEELPEWLSKQGILWQPALTGTLHLGRTNIFQLGGGKAMMNSYYQTAQARGIEIWYEAMVVDLVIEQGECKAVKVQRNGSIVTVQAKAIIAASGGFEANIEWHRRYWGAAADNFVIRGTPYNQGNVLEILLNNGAAQVGDPHAFHAVAVDGRAPKFDGGIVTRLDSVPFGIVVNKHGQRFYDEGEDFWPKRYAIWGGLIARQPDQVAYSILDSSALEHFLPSVWEPISADSIGELAEKLGLDPAVLNETVATFNKSVRPGTFNPRELDDCHTEGLTPPKSHWATKIENPPFYAYPLKAGITFTYLGVEINEQARIKMRDGSLSKNMFATGEIVAGNVLRRGYLAGFGLTMGAVLGRIAGREAANEAKRAI; translated from the coding sequence ATGAAAACGGATGTTTTGGTCATCGGTGGCGGGAACGCCGCGCTCAGCGCTGCCCTGTCGGCTCACGAACACGGAGCCGGCAAGGTGCTGATCGTCGAACGGGCACCCGAATTTTATCGCGGAGGGAACAGCAGGCATACGCGAGATTTTCGGGTTATGAACACACGCAAAGACAACAAATACATGGTGGGCACTTATCCTGAAGAAGAATTCATGGAGGATTTAAACCGTGTCGCCGGTGGCGAAATCAATCAAACCCTTGCTCGCATCATCGTACGCGGATCGGAAGAACTTCCGGAGTGGCTGAGCAAGCAGGGGATCCTCTGGCAGCCTGCTCTGACGGGTACCCTTCATTTAGGCAGAACCAACATCTTTCAGCTTGGCGGCGGAAAAGCGATGATGAATTCCTATTATCAAACCGCACAAGCGAGAGGGATTGAAATCTGGTACGAAGCGATGGTTGTGGACCTGGTCATCGAGCAGGGAGAATGCAAGGCGGTAAAAGTGCAGCGAAACGGCTCGATCGTCACGGTGCAGGCCAAAGCCATTATCGCGGCATCGGGTGGTTTTGAGGCCAACATAGAATGGCACAGGCGCTACTGGGGGGCAGCGGCTGACAATTTTGTGATTCGGGGAACGCCCTACAATCAAGGAAACGTCCTGGAAATCCTGCTCAACAACGGAGCGGCTCAGGTGGGCGATCCCCACGCTTTTCATGCGGTTGCCGTTGACGGCAGGGCTCCCAAGTTCGATGGCGGGATCGTTACGAGGCTTGACAGTGTACCGTTCGGGATTGTGGTGAATAAACATGGCCAGCGATTCTATGACGAAGGCGAAGATTTCTGGCCCAAACGCTATGCGATTTGGGGCGGACTCATCGCGCGGCAGCCGGACCAGGTGGCCTACTCCATTCTGGACAGCAGTGCGCTGGAGCACTTTTTGCCTTCCGTGTGGGAACCGATCTCCGCTGATTCCATTGGTGAACTCGCAGAGAAGCTGGGTCTCGATCCGGCTGTGCTGAACGAAACGGTGGCAACCTTTAACAAGTCTGTGCGGCCGGGAACGTTTAATCCGCGTGAATTGGACGACTGCCATACGGAAGGCTTGACCCCGCCCAAGAGTCACTGGGCGACAAAAATCGAAAACCCGCCATTCTACGCTTATCCACTGAAAGCAGGCATTACCTTCACTTATCTCGGCGTGGAAATTAACGAGCAGGCAAGGATCAAGATGCGTGACGGCAGCCTCTCCAAAAATATGTTTGCCACCGGAGAAATCGTCGCCGGCAATGTGCTGCGCCGAGGGTATTTGGCTGGTTTTGGACTGACGATGGGGGCCGTTCTGGGAAGAATTGCTGGGAGGGAAGCAGCGAATGAAGCTAAACGAGCTATTTGA
- a CDS encoding TRAP transporter small permease codes for MSKRNKIYSLLEDLSSALFLLAGLGLMFYEVVMRYVFDSPTTWINETSSVLVVWGILLGLSVGLRDNHHISVDILYVLLPPNMRKGMDLFANTVCILFCLFFVYNGVVLVNHTMESGQVTMDTRIPMWIYYTVIPISGLMFMVRFIDRFIKVWKTDYHQTAGGHIDEHHSAF; via the coding sequence ATGAGCAAAAGAAACAAGATTTATTCTTTGCTGGAAGACTTGTCTTCGGCGTTGTTTCTCCTTGCCGGTTTAGGATTGATGTTTTACGAAGTTGTGATGAGATATGTGTTTGATTCTCCCACGACTTGGATCAATGAAACGTCCAGCGTTCTCGTCGTGTGGGGCATCCTGTTAGGCTTATCCGTTGGTCTTCGCGACAATCACCACATTAGCGTTGACATCTTATACGTGCTGCTGCCGCCGAATATGCGAAAGGGAATGGATCTTTTCGCCAACACGGTTTGCATCTTGTTTTGTTTGTTCTTCGTATACAACGGAGTCGTGTTAGTAAACCACACGATGGAAAGCGGCCAAGTGACCATGGATACGAGAATCCCCATGTGGATTTATTACACCGTTATTCCGATCTCCGGATTGATGTTCATGGTTCGCTTCATCGACCGCTTCATCAAGGTCTGGAAAACGGACTACCATCAAACGGCAGGGGGGCATATAGATGAACACCATTCTGCTTTTTAG
- a CDS encoding DctP family TRAP transporter solute-binding subunit — protein sequence MKKQSVWSCLLALTLVAVLSLTGCGSGNTSTAPTDAKSGQTASAQEQYPKLEIKLSHVAAENTPKGQSALKFKEIVESQSGGNIQVKVFPSGQLYGDNDEIEALQANNVQIIVPSAAKLSGFDKTFEIFDLPFMFKDEESLRKFEDGEGGSKLLAKLESVGMKGLSFWPNGFKHITNNKVEIKKPEDLKGLKIRTHGGQIINEVYDVMGAASTKIAFNEVYQALQLRTVDGQENSLVNIDTQKYEEVQSYLTLTNHARSEYVVVANKQWWDGLDAKTQSLLTDAMQEATKVGRDLVEKMELDSLEKIKSNGKMKVSELTDQEREAFMKAVQPVFDKWAAEMDPEVIAKAKEANS from the coding sequence ATGAAGAAACAATCTGTTTGGTCCTGTTTGCTGGCTCTCACGCTTGTTGCCGTGCTGTCGTTGACAGGTTGCGGAAGCGGCAATACCTCGACTGCTCCCACTGATGCAAAGAGTGGTCAAACAGCTTCGGCGCAAGAGCAGTACCCGAAGCTGGAAATCAAACTGTCACATGTGGCTGCAGAAAACACCCCGAAAGGGCAGTCTGCCTTGAAATTTAAAGAGATCGTGGAGTCGCAAAGCGGCGGAAACATTCAGGTAAAAGTATTTCCGTCCGGCCAGCTCTATGGGGATAATGACGAAATCGAAGCTCTGCAGGCCAACAACGTGCAAATCATCGTTCCCTCGGCAGCAAAATTGAGCGGATTCGACAAAACGTTTGAGATTTTCGACCTGCCCTTCATGTTTAAAGATGAAGAGAGCCTGCGCAAATTTGAAGATGGCGAGGGCGGGAGCAAATTGCTGGCAAAATTGGAGTCAGTCGGGATGAAAGGCCTTTCTTTCTGGCCGAACGGCTTTAAACATATCACCAATAACAAAGTGGAGATCAAAAAGCCGGAGGATCTGAAAGGGCTAAAGATTCGCACACACGGCGGGCAAATCATCAACGAAGTATATGACGTGATGGGAGCGGCTTCAACCAAAATCGCCTTCAATGAAGTATACCAGGCCCTCCAGCTGCGCACGGTAGACGGTCAGGAAAACAGTTTGGTCAATATTGATACACAAAAATACGAAGAGGTGCAAAGCTATCTGACCCTGACCAACCACGCCCGCTCCGAATACGTCGTTGTAGCGAACAAGCAATGGTGGGATGGGCTGGACGCAAAGACACAGAGCCTGTTGACCGATGCGATGCAAGAGGCTACGAAGGTTGGACGCGATTTGGTGGAAAAAATGGAGCTTGACTCGTTGGAAAAAATCAAATCGAACGGAAAAATGAAGGTCTCGGAGTTGACTGATCAAGAACGAGAAGCATTCATGAAAGCGGTACAACCTGTTTTCGATAAATGGGCAGCAGAGATGGACCCTGAGGTTATTGCCAAAGCCAAAGAAGCAAATTCGTAA
- the tcuB gene encoding tricarballylate utilization 4Fe-4S protein TcuB produces MKLNELFDDGKRQMRLCNACRYCEGYCAVWRAIEWRRDFTPHDMAYLANLCHDCRECYFACPFIPPHEFAINPPKLFSGLRDQLYQKYAWPAPLARAVGGKLSGVWTVVILTIAFTVVLALASHTEAIWQRHVGPGAFYRVMSESAMIGLFGFLGLWMLFGWLIGAVRFWRDIKSPTSEKVTFQDVRAAISYAMSLRYLGGEGAGCKEPSSQMSSKRRLFHHLIFYGFLLDFASTSLAAFYAHVLKVQAPYPLYHPVVILGALGGIGLIIGICGFLYVKSRSNPSLADERAAESGNAFAVSLLIVAVTGMLLLAVRDTAAMGITLLIHLGSVAALFFIAPYSKFVHFVYRFIALVRYAQEDRVHAQPAREDKTKKQPIGTHSVTVSK; encoded by the coding sequence ATGAAGCTAAACGAGCTATTTGATGATGGAAAACGACAAATGAGGCTGTGCAACGCTTGCCGCTATTGCGAGGGGTACTGTGCCGTATGGCGAGCGATTGAGTGGCGCCGCGATTTCACTCCCCATGACATGGCTTATTTGGCCAATCTCTGCCACGATTGTCGGGAATGTTACTTTGCCTGTCCTTTTATCCCGCCGCACGAGTTTGCCATCAATCCGCCGAAGCTATTTAGCGGTTTGCGCGACCAGTTGTATCAAAAATACGCTTGGCCCGCACCATTGGCCAGGGCCGTCGGGGGGAAGTTAAGCGGAGTATGGACGGTTGTAATCTTAACCATCGCCTTTACGGTCGTGTTAGCTTTGGCCAGTCATACGGAGGCGATTTGGCAACGGCACGTGGGTCCTGGAGCATTCTATCGCGTCATGTCCGAATCCGCGATGATCGGGTTGTTCGGCTTCCTCGGGCTGTGGATGCTTTTTGGCTGGCTTATCGGCGCCGTAAGATTTTGGCGTGATATCAAGTCGCCTACATCAGAAAAAGTCACCTTTCAAGACGTACGCGCGGCCATCTCGTATGCGATGAGCCTGCGCTACCTTGGCGGTGAAGGGGCGGGCTGCAAGGAACCGAGCTCCCAAATGTCCAGCAAGCGACGTTTGTTTCATCATTTGATCTTTTACGGATTCCTGCTTGATTTTGCCTCGACGTCGCTTGCCGCTTTTTACGCCCACGTGCTAAAGGTCCAGGCACCCTATCCTTTGTATCACCCTGTGGTGATTCTCGGAGCTTTGGGCGGAATCGGGCTGATCATCGGGATCTGCGGATTCTTGTACGTAAAAAGCAGGAGCAATCCCTCCCTCGCTGACGAGCGCGCCGCTGAGTCGGGAAATGCTTTTGCCGTCTCCTTGCTGATTGTTGCGGTGACCGGCATGCTTCTGTTGGCGGTGCGCGACACCGCGGCGATGGGGATCACGTTGTTAATCCATCTGGGAAGCGTGGCGGCCTTGTTCTTTATCGCGCCGTATTCAAAATTTGTGCATTTCGTCTATCGGTTTATCGCCTTGGTACGCTACGCGCAAGAGGATCGCGTTCATGCGCAGCCAGCTCGGGAAGACAAAACAAAAAAACAACCCATCGGCACTCACAGTGTAACGGTAAGCAAATGA
- a CDS encoding TRAP transporter large permease: MNTILLFSAFSLLLLFRIPIAVALVVSTTLMFWLSGSFSMWTIPQKMFTSINHTTLMAIPGFVLAGTIIAKGGIAKYLIESLRAWIGHVSGGLSVVTILACAFFAAISGSSPATAAAIGSIMVPAMVEAGYSKRYAMGLVAASGTLGILIPPSIPLIVYGVVTEQSIGQLFMAGVIPGIGLTLLLVVYAIIYARIKGYGKLEKAGWRERWQSLRMASWGALLPILILGCIYSGATTPTEASIVSAVYGTIISLVVYKERSLKKWLEIVKESIGITAMIMLIIASAMVFSLYLTQEQIPQALAEAMLSMDALNKFMFFALTAILFFILGMFLESSSIMLITLPLLLPIMLSVEINPIHFAIVMIINMEIAQITPPVGLNLFVISGIAKSNLSEVFKGCIPFIILMIVYMIFVMAWPDFTLWLPNRIIQ; encoded by the coding sequence ATGAACACCATTCTGCTTTTTAGCGCCTTTTCTCTTCTTCTTCTTTTCAGGATACCGATTGCCGTCGCATTGGTTGTTTCCACGACGCTGATGTTTTGGCTGTCTGGTTCTTTTAGCATGTGGACCATTCCGCAAAAAATGTTTACCAGCATCAATCACACGACGTTGATGGCGATTCCGGGATTTGTCTTGGCAGGGACGATTATTGCAAAAGGCGGAATTGCCAAATACCTGATTGAATCGTTGAGAGCCTGGATCGGGCATGTGTCCGGGGGATTATCTGTCGTCACGATCTTGGCCTGCGCCTTTTTCGCTGCCATTAGCGGATCCAGTCCGGCCACTGCAGCCGCAATCGGTTCGATTATGGTTCCGGCAATGGTCGAAGCGGGATACAGCAAACGATACGCGATGGGACTGGTGGCTGCTTCCGGAACGTTAGGGATCCTGATCCCTCCGAGCATTCCCTTGATTGTGTACGGTGTCGTGACGGAACAATCGATCGGACAGCTGTTTATGGCAGGGGTAATCCCGGGCATTGGCTTAACGTTGCTGCTTGTGGTGTATGCTATTATTTACGCGCGAATCAAAGGATACGGGAAGCTGGAAAAAGCAGGCTGGCGAGAAAGGTGGCAGTCGCTTCGGATGGCTTCATGGGGCGCGCTGCTGCCGATCCTGATCTTGGGTTGTATTTACAGCGGGGCGACTACACCGACGGAAGCATCGATTGTCTCGGCTGTCTATGGGACGATTATCTCCCTGGTTGTGTACAAGGAACGCTCGCTGAAAAAATGGTTGGAAATCGTTAAGGAAAGTATCGGCATTACCGCGATGATCATGCTGATTATCGCTTCGGCCATGGTCTTTTCTTTGTATCTGACCCAGGAGCAAATCCCGCAGGCGTTGGCGGAAGCGATGTTGTCGATGGATGCGCTGAACAAGTTCATGTTCTTCGCCTTGACTGCCATTCTGTTCTTTATACTGGGGATGTTTTTGGAATCTTCCTCGATTATGCTGATCACGCTTCCCTTGCTTTTGCCGATTATGCTATCGGTTGAAATTAATCCGATCCATTTCGCGATCGTCATGATTATCAATATGGAAATCGCCCAAATTACGCCGCCGGTTGGCTTGAATTTGTTCGTCATCAGCGGGATCGCCAAATCGAATCTGAGCGAGGTCTTTAAGGGCTGTATACCGTTTATCATCTTGATGATTGTGTACATGATTTTTGTGATGGCCTGGCCAGACTTTACCTTATGGCTTCCGAACCGGATCATCCAATAA
- a CDS encoding DUF3991 and TOPRIM domain-containing protein: MSFGEAIKALTKHDERVQSTKPMAKEEKQEQPLVMPERAENNRRVFAYLNRTRGIPIPMIQELIKEKLLYQDKKGNAIFVCRDKSGEVRGAMIRGTLTDKSFKQRMGSGLFPFVWGAAAGKTTMTLTEAPIEALSLATLHPEIRQTILVSLGGIDFMSSVEKLLEQYPIKRLILSFNNDEPGREAIQRFTQRFGQQVEVKAFLPSAADWNEQLLSFKRESRCFER, translated from the coding sequence ATGTCTTTTGGCGAGGCAATAAAAGCCCTAACGAAACATGATGAAAGGGTGCAGTCAACTAAGCCCATGGCGAAAGAAGAAAAACAAGAACAACCACTCGTTATGCCAGAAAGAGCTGAAAATAATAGGCGAGTATTTGCATATCTGAATCGAACGCGGGGTATTCCGATACCGATGATCCAGGAGCTGATCAAAGAAAAGCTGCTGTATCAGGACAAAAAAGGGAATGCCATTTTTGTGTGCCGGGATAAAAGTGGTGAGGTGAGAGGGGCGATGATCCGGGGAACTTTAACGGATAAAAGTTTTAAACAGCGGATGGGCAGTGGCCTCTTCCCCTTTGTTTGGGGAGCTGCTGCAGGAAAGACTACTATGACGTTGACGGAAGCACCGATTGAGGCACTGTCCCTTGCAACACTTCACCCCGAAATCCGTCAGACTATCTTGGTATCCCTAGGTGGAATCGACTTCATGAGCAGCGTAGAAAAACTTTTGGAACAATATCCGATTAAACGGCTTATCCTCTCTTTTAACAACGATGAACCTGGACGGGAAGCTATCCAACGTTTTACTCAACGCTTTGGCCAACAAGTGGAGGTCAAAGCGTTTTTACCTTCTGCAGCGGATTGGAATGAGCAACTGCTATCCTTTAAAAGAGAATCAAGATGTTTCGAGAGATAG
- a CDS encoding IS256 family transposase has translation MAQYQISVDSKLLHQLFLGNSQDAGVAKLLESVLNQVLEAQATEQLRAEPYERTENRQGYRNGSYPHQLTTRVGTITLRVPRIRGGKFSTELFARYQRSEQALVIALMEMVVNGVSTRKVAQITEELCGTEFSKSTVSELCKQLDPVVTAWNNRPLHDTSFPFVIVDALVLKVREDGRVRSRGALIGIGVNIDGYREVLGVMLGDSESEASWSEFFGWLKSRGLRGVDLVVSDDHGGLVRSIRKQFQGVTWQRCQTHFLRNILDATPKALQDEVYSRVRAILDAPDMDTARLLLNQTIDVYETKATKAMAVLEEGFEDATAVLMLPQSYRKRLRTTNGLERLNEEIRRRERVIRIFPNRESALRLIGALLMEIDEKWASGRKYLGMVEYLEWRESQAANMSAKVTRIG, from the coding sequence ATGGCTCAATACCAGATTAGCGTAGATTCCAAGCTTTTGCATCAGCTTTTTTTAGGGAATTCTCAGGATGCGGGAGTGGCCAAACTGCTGGAATCCGTATTGAACCAAGTGCTGGAAGCCCAGGCTACAGAACAACTGAGGGCGGAACCCTACGAACGGACGGAAAATCGCCAAGGTTATCGTAACGGCTCATATCCCCACCAGTTGACGACTCGCGTAGGAACGATTACGCTTCGTGTCCCCCGGATTCGTGGTGGAAAGTTCTCTACAGAGTTGTTTGCCCGATACCAACGCAGCGAACAGGCTTTGGTGATCGCCTTGATGGAGATGGTGGTCAACGGAGTGTCCACCCGTAAGGTGGCCCAGATCACCGAGGAGTTGTGTGGTACGGAGTTTTCGAAATCCACGGTGTCAGAACTGTGTAAACAGCTCGATCCTGTCGTAACGGCATGGAACAACCGTCCGCTTCATGACACCTCGTTTCCCTTTGTCATCGTTGATGCCTTGGTACTCAAGGTGCGCGAAGACGGTCGCGTACGTTCGCGAGGCGCTCTCATCGGCATTGGTGTCAACATCGATGGCTACCGGGAGGTATTGGGTGTGATGCTTGGCGACAGCGAGTCGGAAGCCAGTTGGAGTGAGTTTTTTGGCTGGCTGAAAAGCCGCGGGCTGCGAGGCGTCGATCTTGTGGTGTCCGATGACCATGGCGGGTTGGTTCGGTCCATTCGCAAGCAATTCCAAGGCGTCACCTGGCAGCGGTGCCAGACGCACTTCCTGCGCAATATTCTGGATGCCACGCCGAAAGCACTGCAAGACGAGGTGTACAGCCGGGTTCGGGCCATTTTGGATGCCCCGGATATGGATACAGCACGGTTGCTCCTAAACCAGACGATTGATGTGTACGAAACAAAAGCGACAAAAGCGATGGCCGTTCTGGAGGAGGGCTTCGAAGATGCCACGGCTGTATTGATGCTGCCCCAATCGTATCGGAAACGGCTTCGCACGACAAACGGCCTGGAGCGTCTGAACGAGGAAATCCGCCGCCGTGAACGAGTGATTCGGATTTTTCCGAACCGTGAATCGGCTCTGCGGCTGATCGGCGCTTTGCTCATGGAAATCGATGAGAAGTGGGCTAGCGGCAGAAAGTATTTGGGTATGGTCGAATATCTGGAGTGGCGTGAATCACAGGCCGCTAACATGAGTGCCAAAGTCACGCGCATCGGCTAA
- a CDS encoding LysR family transcriptional regulator, producing MDEKDWHLLVTLYHERNITKAAERLYISQPALTYRLQQLEKEFGAKIVTRGKKGVEFTVQGAYLVEYSKEMLLQLRKAKEYILNMEQNVKGTLRLGVSGMFARYELPKLLKNFLAKYPDVEINLKTGWSSEINQLLQKEEVHLGIVRGNYDWHGEAYLFREEMLSIAYNKKIELEELPSLPQIHYRTDPSLRTQIDNWWKEIFRTPPTVAMEVDRIDTCKQLVLNGLGYAIFPNICLSDDEPLYTFPLISSNQQPLLRKTWIIYRESSLELTFVKAFIDFMKEEAAHRSKMNG from the coding sequence ATGGATGAAAAAGATTGGCATTTGTTGGTAACCCTTTATCATGAACGAAATATCACCAAGGCTGCAGAACGCCTCTATATTTCACAGCCCGCATTGACCTATCGGCTGCAACAACTGGAGAAGGAATTTGGCGCCAAGATTGTCACGCGGGGAAAAAAGGGGGTGGAATTTACGGTTCAAGGTGCCTATCTTGTCGAGTATTCAAAAGAGATGCTCCTGCAGCTGCGGAAGGCAAAGGAATATATTTTAAACATGGAGCAAAACGTGAAAGGAACCTTGAGATTAGGGGTTTCCGGAATGTTTGCCCGTTACGAGCTTCCCAAGTTGTTAAAAAATTTCCTGGCGAAATACCCCGATGTGGAAATCAACCTGAAAACGGGGTGGAGTTCCGAGATCAATCAGCTGTTGCAGAAAGAAGAAGTCCATCTTGGCATTGTGCGGGGAAACTATGATTGGCACGGCGAGGCCTATTTATTTCGGGAAGAAATGCTAAGTATTGCTTACAATAAAAAAATCGAATTGGAAGAATTGCCGTCGCTCCCGCAAATTCATTATCGTACCGATCCGTCTTTACGAACGCAAATCGATAACTGGTGGAAAGAAATATTTCGGACCCCTCCGACCGTCGCCATGGAGGTGGATCGGATTGACACCTGCAAGCAACTGGTGTTAAACGGCCTGGGCTATGCTATTTTTCCCAATATTTGTTTGTCGGATGATGAGCCTCTCTATACCTTCCCGCTTATTTCGAGCAACCAGCAGCCTTTACTGAGAAAAACGTGGATCATCTATCGCGAAAGCTCATTGGAATTGACATTTGTCAAAGCATTTATCGATTTTATGAAAGAAGAAGCGGCCCATCGATCCAAGATGAACGGCTGA
- a CDS encoding DUF485 domain-containing protein, which translates to MAEKDWKQIAESPAFRELVRKKRAFIIPSVVFFFVFYFTLPVLTAYTTVLNGKVIGSINWAYLYAFAQFAMTWILCHLYMNKAAEYDELVAKVKNESVEKGVRTG; encoded by the coding sequence TTGGCTGAAAAAGATTGGAAGCAGATTGCGGAGTCTCCGGCCTTTCGCGAACTTGTTCGGAAAAAACGCGCTTTCATCATTCCTTCTGTCGTGTTCTTTTTCGTGTTTTACTTCACGCTGCCCGTTTTGACCGCGTACACGACCGTGTTGAACGGAAAAGTGATCGGCTCGATCAACTGGGCCTACCTGTACGCGTTCGCCCAGTTCGCGATGACCTGGATTCTCTGTCACCTGTACATGAACAAAGCGGCGGAGTATGACGAGTTGGTGGCCAAAGTGAAGAACGAGTCCGTGGAGAAAGGAGTGAGGACAGGATGA